The proteins below come from a single Mucilaginibacter mali genomic window:
- a CDS encoding glycoside hydrolase family 88/105 protein — translation MTSAKNKLLAAAALLLFSGSQAFATGKPAAEKDSTLQKDYILNTMHRVADWQLNAWNTTGFKHNKVDWTNGAAYTGLYALGSMKGNDKYLDFLVKIGNDLNWNTGKDRFMADDYCIGQMYSLLYTKYKDKKMIAPFTLLADSIVAKPHDEGLEWKNRIQSREWAWCDALFMGPTALSYLSTATGDPKYLNIAAKLWWKTTDYLYDNEEHLYFRDGSYLQKKEKNGKKVFWSRGNGWVLGGLVRVLDNMPANHPDRKKFEALYKDMEAKIASIQQPDGSWHASLLDPESYPVKETSGTGFYCYSILWGLNHGLLDEKTYWPVAKKAWAALTSSVHPDGMLGYVQRIGAAPDSVDLNSTEVYGVGAFLLSGTQLYQYVSKHPKAW, via the coding sequence ACTGGTAAGCCCGCGGCCGAGAAGGATTCGACCCTGCAAAAGGATTATATTTTAAATACCATGCACCGCGTGGCCGACTGGCAACTGAACGCCTGGAACACCACCGGCTTTAAGCACAATAAAGTAGACTGGACCAACGGCGCAGCCTATACCGGTCTGTATGCCTTAGGCAGCATGAAAGGGAACGACAAATACCTTGATTTTTTGGTGAAGATAGGAAACGATTTGAACTGGAATACAGGTAAAGACCGCTTTATGGCTGATGATTATTGCATTGGCCAAATGTACTCGTTGCTGTACACCAAATACAAGGATAAAAAGATGATCGCGCCATTCACACTGCTGGCCGACAGCATTGTGGCCAAACCGCACGACGAAGGTTTGGAGTGGAAGAACCGCATCCAATCGCGCGAGTGGGCCTGGTGCGATGCCTTGTTTATGGGGCCAACCGCGTTGAGCTACCTCAGCACCGCCACCGGCGATCCAAAATACCTGAACATCGCCGCCAAACTATGGTGGAAAACCACCGATTACCTGTACGACAACGAAGAACACCTGTACTTTCGCGATGGCAGCTACTTACAAAAGAAAGAAAAGAACGGCAAAAAGGTATTCTGGAGCCGCGGTAATGGCTGGGTATTAGGCGGCCTGGTGCGTGTGCTTGATAACATGCCTGCAAATCACCCCGACCGTAAGAAGTTTGAGGCCCTGTATAAAGATATGGAAGCCAAAATCGCATCCATCCAACAACCCGATGGCAGCTGGCATGCCTCGCTGCTTGATCCGGAAAGTTACCCGGTTAAGGAAACCAGTGGCACCGGCTTTTACTGCTACAGTATTTTATGGGGATTGAACCATGGCTTGCTTGACGAGAAAACCTACTGGCCGGTAGCTAAAAAGGCCTGGGCGGCATTAACATCATCAGTACACCCCGATGGTATGCTGGGCTACGTACAACGCATTGGCGCCGCGCCCGATAGTGTGGACCTTAACAGTACAGAAGTTTATGGTGTTGGCGCTTTCCTGCTAAGTGGCACGCAGTTGTACCAATATGTGAGCAAGCACCCTAAAGCGTGGTAG